From Caretta caretta isolate rCarCar2 chromosome 9, rCarCar1.hap1, whole genome shotgun sequence, one genomic window encodes:
- the FAAH2 gene encoding fatty-acid amide hydrolase 2 isoform X2 has translation MALSRAERCLVLLLRLLSRAFLMLLRLAARASTALAPGPRTLTPLAGAPPTRCVPPPGQPLLQLSAGQLARRIRRREVKCTDVVQAYIKRIEEINPLVNAVVKDRFDAALEEAHHVDKLLSEGHGDEDALQEKFPFLGVPFTVKEAFALHGMPNTSGLVSRRNLISTSDALVVSRLKQAGAIPLGVTNCSELCMWYESNNNVYGRTNNPYDLQRIVGGSSGGEGCVLGAACSVIGVGSDIGGSIRMPAFFNGIFGHKPTTGVVPNDGQFPNALGVRTEFLCTGPMCRYAEDLEPMLRVMAGPGVRKLKLDEKVSLEKVKFYCMEHDGGSVFVSPVDREILQAQRKVVEHLETRFGVQVQHITIHKMKYAFQIWSAMMSSRDSDGQEAQLFTDLLGDHGKPVWPLWELMKWFLGMSLHTIPAIALALTEKLMKLNPGGNAKLVSMGHSLRTEMMNLLGTDGMLLYPSHPIVAPKHYSPLGMPFNFAYTVCTGSNSLLTL, from the exons ATGGCGCTGTCGCGGGCGGAGCGCTGCCTCGTGCTGCTGCTGCGGCTCCTGTCGCGCGCGTTCCTCATGCTGCTAAGGCTGGCGGCGCGCGCTTCCACGGCgctcgcccccggcccccgcACGTTGACCCCGCTGGCCGGGGCGCCCCCCACGCGCTGCGTGCCACCGCCGGGCCAGCCGCTGCTGCAGCTGTCGGCCGGGCAGCTGGCTCGGCGCATCCGCCGCCGGGAG GTAAAATGCACTGATGTTGTTCAGGCTTATATCAAGAGGATCGAGGAGATAAACCCGCTTGTCAATGCAGTTGTCAAGGACAG GTTCGATGCAGCCCTTGAGGAGGCCCACCACGTTGACAAACTGCTCTCGGAAGGCCATGGAGATGAAGATGCCCTGCAGGAAAAATTTCCCTTCTTGGGGGTTCCTTTCACCGTCAAGGAGGCCTTCGCGCTGCATG GGATGCCCAACACCTCTGGCCTGGTTAGCCGTCGCAACTTGATCTCCACGTCAGATGCTCTGGTGGTGTCACGGTTAAAGCAAGCTGGTGCAATTCCACTGGGTGTGACCAATTGCAGTGAGCTGTGCATGTGGTATGAATCTAACAACAATGTCTACGGCAGAACGAACAACCCATATGACCTGCAAAGGATCGTGGGTGGCAGCTCAG GTGGTGAGGGCTGCGTCCTGGGAGCTGCCTGTTCCGTAATCGGGGTGGGTTCAGATATCGGCGGCAGCATTCGGATGCCTGCTTTTTTCAATGGAATCTTTGGACATAAACCCACCACAG GGGTGGTCCCCAATGATGGTCAGTTCCCCAATGCTCTGGGGGTGCGGACGGAGTTCCTGTGCACGGGTCCCATGTGTCGCTATGCTGAGGACCTGGAGCCCATGTTGAGGGTCATGGCTGGGCCTGGAGTCAGAAA GCTGAAGCTGGATGAAAAGGTGTCACTGGAGAAAGTAAAATTCTACTGCATGGAGCATGATGGGGGTTCAGTTTTCGTGTCCCCTGTGGACAGGGAAATTCTTCAGGCCCAGAGAAAG GTGGTGGAGCACCTGGAGACTCGGTTTGGGGTCCAAGTTCAGCACATAACAATCCACAAGATGAAGTACGCTTTCCAGATCTGGTCTGCTATGATGTCTTCCCGGGACAGTGATGGGCAG GAAGCACAGCTGTTCACAGACCTGCTTGGGGATCATGGGAAGCCTGTATGGCCGCTGTGGGAGCTGATGAAATGGTTCCTGGGGATGTCTTTGCACACCATCCCAGCCATTG CCCTGGCACTGACAGAGAAGCTGATGAAACTCAACCCTGGTGGGAATGCCAAGCTGGTGAGCATGGGACACAGCCTGCGGACTGAGATGATGAACTTGCTGGGGACTGATGGGATGCTTTTGTACCCTTCCCACCCCATAGTGGCACCTAAGCACTACTCTCCCTTGGGGATGCCTTTCAACTTCGCGTATACAG